One genomic window of Streptomyces sp. NBC_01498 includes the following:
- a CDS encoding glutamate decarboxylase, giving the protein MSLQHGGQGGDGGAVRGPADDPAQEQTERRRLSLNPFFGEADPTSGMSSAPPTHRLPDGPMPPSTAYQLVHDELMLDGNSRLNLATFVTTWMESQAGVLMAECRDKNMIDKDEYPRTAELEKRCVTMLADLWNAPDPSTAVGCSTTGSSEACMLAGLALKRRWTARNKDRYPGSARPNLVMGVNVQVCWEKFCNFWEVEARLVPMEGDRFHLDPRAAAELCDENTIGVVAILGSTFDGSYEPVADLCAALDSLQARSGLDIPVHVDGASGAMVAPFLDEDLVWDFRLPRVSSINTSGHKYGLVYPGVGWALWRTPAELPDDLVFRVNYLGGEMPTFALNFSRPGAQVVAQYYTFLRLGRDGFRAVQQAARDVATGLARKIGAMDEFRLLTSGDQLPVFAFTTAPHVTNFDVFDVSRRLREHGWLLPAYTFPANREDLSVLRVVCRNGFSADLAALLLADLRMLLPELRRQQHPLDRDRSAATAFHH; this is encoded by the coding sequence ATGTCACTCCAGCACGGCGGACAGGGCGGCGACGGCGGCGCCGTGCGAGGCCCGGCCGACGATCCGGCGCAGGAACAGACCGAGCGGCGCCGGCTCTCCCTCAACCCCTTCTTCGGCGAGGCCGACCCGACCAGCGGCATGTCCTCCGCCCCGCCCACGCACCGGCTCCCGGACGGCCCCATGCCCCCGTCCACGGCCTACCAGCTGGTCCACGACGAGCTGATGCTCGACGGCAACTCCCGGCTCAACCTCGCGACGTTCGTCACCACCTGGATGGAGTCCCAGGCCGGGGTGCTGATGGCGGAGTGCCGCGACAAGAACATGATCGACAAGGACGAGTACCCGCGTACCGCCGAACTGGAGAAGCGGTGCGTCACGATGCTCGCCGATCTCTGGAACGCACCCGACCCGTCCACGGCCGTCGGCTGTTCGACCACCGGCTCCAGCGAGGCGTGCATGCTCGCCGGGCTCGCGCTCAAACGCCGCTGGACGGCGCGGAACAAGGACCGCTATCCGGGGAGCGCCCGGCCCAATCTCGTGATGGGCGTCAACGTCCAGGTCTGCTGGGAGAAGTTCTGCAACTTCTGGGAGGTCGAGGCACGCCTCGTTCCCATGGAGGGCGACCGCTTCCACCTCGACCCGAGGGCCGCCGCCGAACTCTGCGACGAGAACACCATCGGCGTCGTCGCCATCCTCGGCTCGACCTTCGACGGCTCGTACGAACCGGTCGCGGACCTCTGCGCCGCCCTCGACTCCCTCCAGGCGCGTTCGGGTCTCGACATCCCGGTCCATGTCGACGGCGCGTCCGGCGCGATGGTCGCGCCCTTCCTGGACGAGGACCTCGTCTGGGACTTCCGGCTGCCGCGCGTCTCCTCGATCAACACCTCCGGCCACAAGTACGGCCTGGTCTACCCGGGCGTCGGCTGGGCGCTGTGGCGTACGCCCGCCGAACTGCCGGACGACCTGGTCTTCCGCGTCAACTACCTGGGCGGGGAGATGCCCACCTTCGCGCTGAACTTCTCCCGGCCCGGCGCGCAGGTGGTCGCCCAGTACTACACGTTCCTGCGGCTCGGCAGGGACGGCTTCCGCGCCGTCCAGCAGGCCGCGCGGGACGTGGCCACGGGGCTGGCCCGGAAGATCGGCGCGATGGACGAGTTCCGGCTGCTCACCAGCGGCGACCAACTGCCCGTCTTCGCCTTCACCACCGCACCCCACGTGACCAACTTCGACGTCTTCGACGTCTCCCGGCGGCTGCGCGAACACGGCTGGCTCCTGCCCGCGTACACCTTCCCGGCCAACCGGGAGGATCTGTCCGTGCTGCGCGTGGTGTGCCGCAACGGGTTCTCGGCGGACCTCGCCGCGCTGCTGCTGGCCGATCTGCGGATGCTGCTGCCGGAACTGCGGCGCCAGCAGCACCCGCTGGACCGGGACAGGTCGGCCGCCACCGCCTTCCACCACTGA
- a CDS encoding ABC transporter permease — translation MSTAYAWVLTDSWTMTRRELAHWRRQPVQVVVGLVFPVMLLLMFGYLMGAGRGVEGAYLGHLVPGMLALTMAFGLEATMLAVTQDLGKGVVDRFRSLPMASSAVLVGRSAADMTQSALSLLVMIGVGHLLGWRWHGGAAALLGAVGLLLLLRFAMLWLGIHLAMVAGRPEMVQAVQILVWPIGFFSNAFATPEAMPGWLGAAVEWNPLSATASAVRDLAGVPGQLTGSWAAEHAHLLAVVWPVALTALFFPLAVRRFRGLSR, via the coding sequence ATGAGTACGGCGTACGCCTGGGTGCTCACCGACAGCTGGACCATGACCCGGCGGGAGCTGGCCCACTGGCGGCGGCAGCCGGTCCAGGTGGTCGTCGGGCTGGTCTTCCCGGTGATGCTGCTCCTGATGTTCGGCTATCTGATGGGCGCGGGACGGGGCGTCGAGGGCGCGTATCTCGGCCATCTCGTCCCCGGCATGCTGGCGCTGACCATGGCCTTCGGGCTGGAGGCCACGATGCTGGCCGTCACCCAGGACCTCGGCAAGGGGGTGGTGGACCGATTCCGGTCCCTGCCGATGGCGTCCTCGGCGGTGCTGGTGGGCCGCAGCGCCGCCGACATGACGCAGTCGGCGCTCAGTCTGCTCGTGATGATCGGGGTCGGCCATCTGCTCGGCTGGCGCTGGCACGGCGGAGCCGCCGCACTGCTGGGAGCGGTGGGGCTGCTGCTTCTGCTGCGCTTCGCGATGCTCTGGCTCGGCATCCATCTGGCGATGGTGGCCGGCCGGCCGGAGATGGTGCAGGCGGTGCAGATCCTGGTCTGGCCGATCGGTTTCTTCTCCAACGCCTTCGCGACGCCGGAGGCCATGCCGGGCTGGCTGGGGGCGGCGGTCGAGTGGAACCCGCTGTCGGCGACGGCGAGCGCGGTACGTGATCTGGCGGGCGTGCCGGGGCAGTTGACCGGTTCCTGGGCGGCGGAGCACGCGCATCTGCTGGCCGTGGTGTGGCCGGTGGCGCTGACCGCGCTGTTCTTCCCGCTCGCGGTGCGGCGGTTCCGGGGACTGAGCCGCTGA
- a CDS encoding ATP-binding cassette domain-containing protein — translation MEGVRKRYGEKAALDGLDLAVAGGTVHGVLGPNGAGKTTAVRVLATLLRHDEGTARVAGRDVRKEAREVRRRIGLLGQHAAVDEELSGWQNLDMFGRLHHLGARRAASRAGELLERFGLADTGRKAVKRYSGGMRRRLDLAASLITDPAVLFLDEPTTGLDPRGRAEVWASVRSLVGGGTTVLLTTQYLEEADQLADRISVVDGGRVIAEGTADQLKALIGGDRIDVVVRRQDQLAAAAELFGDGATVDEDRRLIGVPAADRMAALTGAVQALETAGIEAEDIAVRRPTLDEVFLRLTGRPAESRQEKDDRKQERPERQQERETV, via the coding sequence ATGGAAGGCGTACGCAAGCGGTACGGGGAGAAGGCCGCGCTCGACGGGCTGGACCTGGCGGTGGCGGGCGGCACCGTGCACGGGGTCCTCGGACCGAACGGGGCGGGCAAGACGACCGCCGTACGGGTACTGGCCACGCTCCTGCGCCACGACGAGGGGACGGCGCGGGTCGCGGGGCGCGACGTCCGTAAGGAGGCGCGCGAGGTACGGCGGCGGATCGGGCTGCTCGGCCAGCACGCGGCCGTGGACGAGGAACTGAGCGGGTGGCAGAACCTGGACATGTTCGGCCGGCTCCACCATCTGGGTGCCCGCCGGGCCGCCTCGCGCGCCGGTGAACTGCTGGAGCGCTTCGGGCTCGCCGACACCGGCCGCAAGGCGGTCAAGCGGTACAGCGGCGGGATGCGGCGCCGTCTCGACCTTGCGGCCTCGCTGATCACCGATCCGGCGGTGCTCTTCCTGGACGAGCCGACCACCGGACTCGACCCGCGCGGGCGCGCCGAGGTGTGGGCCTCCGTGCGCTCGCTGGTCGGCGGCGGTACGACCGTCCTGCTGACCACGCAGTATCTGGAGGAGGCCGACCAGTTGGCGGACCGGATCTCGGTCGTCGACGGCGGCCGGGTGATCGCCGAGGGGACGGCGGACCAGCTCAAGGCGCTGATCGGCGGTGACCGGATCGATGTCGTCGTCCGCCGCCAGGACCAACTGGCCGCCGCCGCCGAGCTGTTCGGGGACGGGGCGACGGTGGACGAGGACCGCCGGCTGATCGGTGTGCCCGCCGCCGACCGGATGGCGGCGCTCACCGGGGCCGTACAGGCGCTGGAGACGGCGGGGATCGAGGCCGAGGACATCGCGGTGCGCAGACCGACGCTGGACGAGGTCTTCCTGCGGCTGACCGGACGCCCGGCGGAGTCGCGGCAGGAGAAGGACGACCGGAAGCAGGAGCGGCCGGAGCGGCAGCAGGAGAGGGAGACGGTATGA
- a CDS encoding PadR family transcriptional regulator: protein MSAIRLLVLGAVRQHGRAHGYQVRNDLEFWGAHEWSNAKPGSIYHALKQMAKQGELLAHEVAPSTVGGPPRTEYELTEAGTAEYFRLLRESLVAHDQKMDVLSAGIGFIVDLPRAEAVALLRERVRAIEGWRASVTEHYTPEDGPEQLGHIGEIMNMWIGQADSGAEWTRGFIRRIEAGAYVFSGEGDPFVGVLAKGESNPYATGVPAEGDDD, encoded by the coding sequence ATGTCGGCGATCCGGCTGCTGGTCCTCGGCGCGGTGCGTCAGCACGGGCGCGCGCACGGCTATCAGGTCCGCAACGACCTGGAGTTCTGGGGCGCCCACGAGTGGTCGAACGCCAAGCCCGGCTCGATCTACCACGCGCTGAAGCAGATGGCCAAGCAGGGCGAACTGCTGGCCCACGAGGTCGCGCCCAGCACGGTCGGCGGTCCGCCGCGTACGGAGTACGAGCTGACGGAGGCCGGGACCGCCGAGTACTTCCGGCTGCTGCGCGAGTCGCTGGTGGCCCACGACCAGAAGATGGACGTGCTGTCGGCGGGGATCGGCTTCATCGTGGACCTGCCGCGTGCCGAGGCGGTCGCGCTGCTGCGGGAGCGGGTGCGGGCGATCGAGGGATGGCGGGCGTCGGTGACCGAGCACTACACGCCCGAGGACGGCCCGGAGCAGCTGGGTCACATCGGCGAGATCATGAACATGTGGATCGGTCAGGCCGACTCGGGGGCGGAGTGGACGCGCGGATTCATCCGGCGCATCGAGGCCGGCGCCTATGTGTTCTCCGGCGAGGGCGACCCGTTCGTGGGTGTGCTCGCGAAGGGGGAGTCGAACCCGTATGCCACGGGTGTTCCGGCCGAGGGTGACGACGACTGA
- a CDS encoding aldehyde dehydrogenase family protein translates to MSFFAELDQQYIDGEWRPGSGSWDIIDFNPYDGEKLASIAVATADEVDQAYRAAERAQVTWAETNPYVRRRVFERALRIVEDREKDITEAIIAELGGTRLKAAFELRLAKELLREAVQLALRPEGRILPSPVDGTENRVQRVPVGVVGVISPFNFPFLLSLKSVAPALALGNGVVLKPHQSTPICGGSLVAKVFEDAGLPAGLLNVVITDIAEIDDALIEHPIPKVISFSGSDRVGRHVAVVCAKNFKRSVLDLGGNSALIVLADADVDYAVEAAVFSRYAYQGPVCMAANRILLDRAIEKEFTEKFVAKVRTLTVGDPADPATVIGPLISSQQADAVGALIEETVAAGATALVRGTVDGNLVSPTVLTDLPEDSPVLTQEILGPVAILLPFDGVDEAVRIANDTRCGLSGAIHTGDVERGVRVARRIRTGMIHINDGTGHHEAIVPFGGEKHSGAEWVNAEAMADAFTTQKWISVQYGRSRFPF, encoded by the coding sequence ATGTCCTTCTTCGCCGAACTCGACCAGCAGTACATCGACGGCGAGTGGCGGCCCGGCAGCGGATCGTGGGACATCATCGATTTCAACCCCTACGACGGCGAGAAGCTCGCCTCCATCGCCGTGGCGACCGCGGACGAGGTGGACCAGGCGTACCGGGCCGCCGAACGCGCGCAGGTGACGTGGGCGGAGACCAACCCGTACGTCAGGCGGCGCGTCTTCGAGCGGGCACTGCGCATCGTCGAGGACCGCGAGAAGGACATCACCGAGGCGATCATCGCCGAACTCGGCGGTACGCGCCTGAAAGCCGCGTTCGAACTGCGCCTCGCCAAAGAACTGTTGCGTGAGGCCGTACAGCTCGCGCTGCGCCCCGAGGGCCGGATCCTGCCCTCGCCCGTGGACGGCACGGAGAACCGCGTCCAGCGCGTCCCCGTCGGCGTGGTCGGCGTCATCAGCCCGTTCAACTTCCCCTTCCTGCTCTCGCTCAAGTCGGTCGCCCCGGCGCTGGCGCTCGGCAACGGCGTCGTACTGAAGCCGCACCAGTCCACCCCCATCTGCGGCGGTTCGCTGGTGGCCAAGGTGTTCGAGGACGCGGGGCTGCCCGCCGGGCTGCTGAACGTCGTCATCACCGACATCGCCGAGATCGACGACGCGCTGATCGAGCACCCGATACCCAAGGTCATCTCCTTCAGCGGCTCGGACCGGGTGGGCCGGCACGTCGCCGTCGTCTGTGCCAAGAACTTCAAGCGTTCGGTGCTCGACCTCGGCGGGAACAGCGCGCTGATCGTGCTCGCGGACGCCGATGTGGACTACGCGGTCGAGGCGGCGGTCTTCAGCAGGTACGCGTACCAGGGGCCGGTCTGCATGGCGGCCAACCGCATCCTGCTGGACCGGGCGATCGAGAAGGAGTTCACCGAGAAGTTCGTCGCCAAGGTGCGGACGCTGACCGTCGGCGACCCGGCCGACCCGGCGACGGTGATCGGCCCGCTGATCAGTTCCCAGCAGGCCGACGCGGTCGGCGCGCTGATCGAGGAGACGGTGGCGGCGGGCGCGACCGCCCTGGTGCGCGGCACGGTCGACGGCAACCTCGTCTCCCCGACGGTGCTGACGGACCTGCCCGAGGACTCGCCCGTGCTGACCCAGGAGATCCTCGGCCCGGTGGCGATCCTGCTGCCGTTCGACGGCGTGGACGAGGCGGTCAGGATCGCCAACGACACCCGGTGCGGGCTGAGCGGGGCCATCCACACCGGCGACGTGGAGCGGGGCGTCCGCGTCGCCCGGCGGATCAGGACCGGCATGATCCACATCAACGACGGCACCGGGCACCACGAGGCGATCGTGCCCTTCGGCGGCGAGAAGCACTCCGGGGCCGAGTGGGTGAACGCCGAGGCGATGGCGGACGCCTTCACCACCCAGAAGTGGATCTCGGTCCAGTACGGGCGCTCGCGCTTCCCCTTCTGA
- a CDS encoding helix-turn-helix domain-containing protein, which yields MGRVGDVTAVEPGGSVVRRILLGSQLRRLRESRGITREAAGYSIRASESKISRMELGRVSFKSRDIEDLLTLYGVADEMERGSLIGLAREANVAGWWQSFGDVLPGWFQTYIGLEGAASLIRIYEVQFVHGLLQTEAYAHAVVRRGMPNAPQAEIDRRVALRQERQKVLVSERAPRFHAVLDEAALRRPYGDREVMRGQLAHLIEVSEHPTVTLQVMPFSFGGHAGESGAFTMLRFPESDLSDLVYLEQLTSALYLDKREEVTQYERVMTRLHEDSLGPAESRDLLRGLLQLS from the coding sequence ATGGGGAGGGTTGGAGACGTGACCGCAGTCGAACCGGGCGGATCCGTGGTGCGGCGCATACTGCTGGGCTCACAGCTGAGGCGCCTGCGTGAGTCGCGCGGCATCACGCGTGAGGCGGCCGGTTACTCGATCCGCGCGTCCGAGTCCAAAATCAGCCGTATGGAGTTGGGGCGGGTGAGTTTCAAGTCCAGGGACATCGAGGACCTGTTGACGCTCTACGGAGTCGCCGACGAGATGGAGCGCGGCTCCCTCATCGGTCTCGCCCGTGAGGCCAACGTCGCGGGCTGGTGGCAGAGCTTCGGCGACGTGCTGCCGGGCTGGTTCCAGACGTACATCGGGCTCGAAGGCGCCGCCTCCTTGATCCGGATCTACGAAGTCCAGTTCGTGCACGGTCTGTTGCAGACCGAGGCATACGCGCACGCGGTTGTCCGGCGCGGCATGCCGAACGCGCCGCAGGCCGAGATCGACCGCCGTGTCGCGCTGCGCCAGGAGCGCCAGAAGGTGCTCGTCTCCGAACGGGCCCCGCGATTCCACGCCGTGCTGGACGAGGCCGCGCTGCGCCGCCCGTACGGCGATCGCGAGGTGATGCGCGGGCAGTTGGCCCATCTCATCGAGGTCTCCGAGCATCCGACGGTCACCCTTCAGGTGATGCCGTTCAGCTTCGGCGGGCACGCGGGTGAGAGCGGCGCGTTCACCATGCTGCGGTTCCCCGAGTCGGACCTCTCCGACCTGGTCTATCTGGAACAGCTCACCAGCGCGCTGTATCTCGACAAGCGCGAGGAAGTCACCCAGTACGAAAGGGTGATGACCCGGCTGCACGAGGACAGTCTCGGGCCGGCCGAGAGCCGCGATCTGCTCCGAGGGCTGCTCCAACTCTCCTGA
- a CDS encoding ATP-binding protein, with amino-acid sequence MGTIGSTVLEPLRQGLPPIDPAAVSTSASCALPARYEAVRGARQFTRTTLRQWELDDRFDDVALVVSELVTNALRHALPSDTPREPQEPPVRLHLMRWTTRLVCAVRDPSYAGPTARESEEDFAAESGRGLFLVDSFSDTWGWHPLAGSLHGKVVWALFRIPTE; translated from the coding sequence ATGGGGACGATTGGATCGACCGTGCTCGAGCCGTTAAGGCAGGGGCTTCCGCCGATCGATCCCGCGGCCGTCTCCACCTCGGCGTCCTGTGCGTTGCCCGCCCGCTACGAAGCGGTGCGCGGGGCACGGCAGTTCACCCGGACGACGCTGCGCCAGTGGGAGCTGGACGACCGGTTCGACGACGTCGCGCTGGTGGTCTCCGAACTGGTCACCAACGCGCTGCGGCACGCGCTCCCCTCGGACACCCCGCGCGAACCCCAGGAGCCGCCCGTACGGCTGCATCTGATGCGCTGGACGACCCGGCTGGTGTGCGCGGTGCGCGATCCCAGTTACGCGGGCCCCACGGCGCGCGAGTCGGAGGAGGACTTCGCGGCGGAGTCCGGCCGGGGGCTGTTCCTGGTGGACTCCTTCAGTGACACCTGGGGCTGGCATCCGCTGGCCGGCTCGCTGCACGGCAAGGTGGTCTGGGCGCTGTTCCGGATCCCGACCGAGTGA
- a CDS encoding DUF397 domain-containing protein, with the protein MHHAYNGMAATELHGVVWKKSRHSNSQGSCVEFAKLPGGGVAVRNSRHPEGPALVYTRAEIVAMLAGVKDGEFDYLTA; encoded by the coding sequence GTGCACCACGCGTACAACGGCATGGCGGCCACCGAGCTTCACGGAGTCGTCTGGAAGAAGAGCCGGCACAGCAATTCGCAGGGGTCCTGCGTGGAGTTCGCCAAACTGCCCGGCGGGGGTGTGGCGGTACGGAATTCACGCCATCCCGAAGGACCCGCCCTCGTGTACACCCGGGCCGAGATCGTGGCCATGCTGGCGGGTGTGAAGGACGGGGAGTTCGACTATCTGACGGCCTGA
- a CDS encoding DUF2786 domain-containing protein: protein MDGGPSARRLAVTAARRHIGRGGTIAGREVRRAIARRDDDEARGDGSMPHARGGTGAGDRAGDGAGERTPGRTVDAAFAAALYADPAADGGRGLDTGASLLAADPAADPELRRRGEEFLRRAWERGWQPADVVRLVQRDLGDGPVRLVAELIATEAARYERVAPRWGAQLAETAEGLEAARRGAAPPADRFSAATTALELYRLLVRLPAIEAVGPVPGTPVHLPAADGEPRMLARIRALLAKAEGTDFPDEAEALSAKAQELMARHSIDEALLADRAHRADAPAACRIGVDAPYETAKAILLDCVASANRCRAVWNSGFGFSTVVGFEPDLEVVELLHTSLLVQGTAAMTRAEAAQRASGRKRTKTFRQSFLMAYAQRIGERLATATERVTADAADADATGAAADAAGTGAGGAGRAALGDGRLLPVLAARDLAVSDRAERMFPETVRTRVRGVTDGEGWAHGTAAADRARVTSS, encoded by the coding sequence ATGGACGGCGGCCCGTCCGCACGGCGGCTCGCCGTCACGGCCGCTCGTCGTCATATCGGCCGGGGCGGGACGATCGCGGGGCGGGAGGTCCGCCGGGCGATCGCCCGGCGGGACGACGACGAGGCAAGGGGAGACGGTTCCATGCCGCACGCACGGGGCGGGACAGGCGCGGGCGACCGAGCCGGCGACGGCGCGGGGGAGCGTACACCGGGACGTACGGTCGACGCCGCGTTCGCCGCCGCGCTCTACGCCGACCCGGCGGCGGACGGCGGCCGGGGCCTGGACACCGGCGCGTCCCTGCTGGCCGCCGACCCGGCGGCCGATCCCGAACTGCGCCGCCGGGGCGAGGAGTTCCTGCGCCGGGCCTGGGAACGCGGCTGGCAGCCCGCCGATGTCGTACGGCTCGTCCAGCGGGACCTCGGCGACGGCCCCGTACGCCTCGTCGCCGAGCTGATCGCGACGGAGGCGGCCCGCTACGAACGGGTGGCACCGCGCTGGGGCGCGCAGCTCGCCGAGACGGCCGAGGGCCTCGAAGCCGCGCGCAGGGGCGCCGCGCCGCCCGCCGACCGGTTCTCCGCCGCGACCACCGCGCTGGAGCTGTACCGGCTGCTCGTCCGGCTCCCGGCGATCGAGGCCGTGGGCCCGGTGCCCGGCACGCCCGTCCATCTCCCTGCCGCCGACGGCGAGCCGCGCATGCTCGCCCGGATTCGCGCCCTGCTCGCCAAGGCGGAGGGCACCGACTTCCCCGACGAGGCCGAGGCGCTGAGTGCCAAGGCCCAGGAGCTGATGGCCCGGCACAGCATCGACGAGGCCCTGCTCGCCGACCGCGCCCACCGCGCCGACGCGCCGGCCGCCTGCCGGATCGGGGTCGACGCCCCGTACGAGACGGCGAAGGCGATCCTCCTTGACTGCGTCGCCTCCGCCAACCGCTGCCGGGCGGTGTGGAACAGCGGCTTCGGCTTCTCCACCGTGGTCGGTTTCGAGCCGGATCTGGAGGTGGTGGAGCTGCTGCACACGTCGCTGCTCGTGCAGGGGACGGCGGCGATGACCCGTGCGGAGGCCGCTCAGCGGGCGTCGGGACGCAAGCGGACGAAGACGTTCCGGCAGTCGTTCCTGATGGCGTACGCCCAGCGGATCGGCGAGCGGCTCGCGACGGCCACCGAGCGGGTCACGGCGGACGCCGCGGACGCGGACGCCACCGGAGCGGCTGCCGACGCCGCCGGTACGGGCGCCGGTGGTGCCGGGCGCGCGGCGCTCGGGGACGGCCGTCTGCTGCCCGTACTCGCGGCACGGGACCTGGCGGTCAGCGACCGCGCCGAGCGGATGTTCCCCGAAACGGTGCGGACCAGGGTGCGCGGGGTGACCGACGGCGAGGGCTGGGCGCACGGCACGGCGGCGGCGGACCGGGCCCGCGTCACCTCCTCTTAA
- a CDS encoding sugar O-acetyltransferase: MGENKRLMLSGDWYLPDDEELEAESRRRADLCAAYNGTGGDGMPGAEEGDRILRELLGSVGEGVRIRPPFQCDFGTYISIGARTFINFGAVFLDPGPITVGADVQIGPNVQLLTPSHEFDTERRRAGWERALPVTIGDNVWLGGGVIVCPGVTIGENTVVGAGSVVTKDLPAGVLAVGSPARVIRTLERGVVPSIQESE, encoded by the coding sequence ATGGGCGAGAACAAGCGGCTGATGCTGTCCGGCGACTGGTATCTGCCGGACGACGAGGAGCTGGAGGCGGAGTCCCGCCGACGGGCCGACCTGTGCGCCGCGTACAACGGGACGGGCGGTGACGGGATGCCCGGCGCGGAGGAAGGCGACCGGATCCTGCGCGAGCTGCTGGGATCGGTGGGCGAGGGCGTACGGATCCGTCCCCCGTTCCAATGTGACTTCGGCACCTACATCAGCATCGGCGCCCGTACCTTCATCAACTTCGGCGCGGTCTTCCTCGACCCCGGGCCGATCACCGTCGGCGCGGACGTACAGATAGGGCCGAACGTCCAACTGCTCACCCCGTCCCATGAGTTCGACACCGAGCGTCGCCGGGCGGGCTGGGAGCGGGCGCTGCCCGTGACCATCGGCGACAACGTGTGGCTCGGCGGTGGCGTGATCGTCTGTCCGGGCGTGACGATCGGCGAGAACACGGTGGTCGGCGCGGGGTCGGTGGTCACCAAGGACCTCCCGGCCGGAGTGCTGGCGGTCGGCAGCCCGGCGCGGGTGATCCGCACGCTGGAGCGGGGCGTGGTGCCCTCGATACAGGAGTCGGAGTAG
- a CDS encoding NADP-dependent oxidoreductase: MQAIVFEEYGGPEVLQLRDIEQPEPGPGQIRASVRAAGVNPADVKIRKGWMQEVMPTEFPAVPGSEFSGVVHAVGDGVIGLSVGDEVLGWSVGGAYAQYTLADIVVPKPAGLSWDVAAALPVAGETARRVLDDLAVGAGDTLLVHGAAGSVGSMAVQLAVARGATVIGTASPANHDYVRLLGATPVAYGDGLVERVRAVTPKGVDAVFDTAGKGALPDSITLRGGTTDRVVTIADPTAAEHGVPFSGGGSTPEEKGSGLAEQARLATDGTLRVLVADTYPLAEAAHAQSASESGHTRGKLIIKP; encoded by the coding sequence ATGCAGGCGATCGTTTTCGAGGAGTACGGCGGCCCTGAGGTGCTTCAGCTCAGGGACATCGAGCAGCCGGAACCGGGGCCCGGCCAGATCCGCGCGTCCGTCCGGGCGGCGGGGGTCAATCCGGCCGATGTGAAGATCCGCAAGGGGTGGATGCAGGAGGTCATGCCGACGGAATTCCCCGCCGTCCCCGGCAGCGAGTTCTCCGGGGTCGTGCACGCCGTCGGCGACGGCGTCATCGGACTCTCCGTGGGGGACGAGGTCCTCGGCTGGTCCGTCGGCGGTGCCTACGCCCAGTACACCCTCGCCGACATCGTCGTTCCCAAGCCGGCCGGGCTGAGCTGGGACGTGGCGGCGGCACTGCCGGTCGCCGGGGAGACGGCCCGGCGGGTGCTGGACGACCTGGCCGTCGGGGCGGGCGACACGCTCCTCGTGCACGGCGCGGCCGGATCGGTCGGGTCGATGGCCGTCCAGCTCGCCGTGGCGCGCGGCGCGACGGTCATCGGCACCGCGTCCCCGGCCAACCACGACTACGTCCGGCTGCTCGGCGCCACCCCGGTGGCCTACGGGGATGGGCTGGTCGAGCGGGTGCGCGCCGTGACGCCCAAGGGCGTGGACGCCGTCTTCGACACGGCCGGCAAGGGGGCGCTGCCGGACTCGATCACCCTGCGCGGCGGCACGACGGACCGTGTCGTCACGATCGCCGACCCGACCGCCGCCGAGCACGGGGTGCCCTTCTCCGGAGGCGGTTCCACCCCAGAGGAGAAGGGGAGCGGTCTCGCCGAACAGGCCCGGCTGGCGACGGACGGCACCCTGCGGGTCCTGGTCGCGGACACCTACCCTCTCGCCGAGGCCGCCCACGCCCAGTCGGCCAGCGAGTCGGGCCACACGCGCGGCAAGCTGATCATCAAGCCCTGA